A portion of the Chloroflexota bacterium genome contains these proteins:
- a CDS encoding DUF4070 domain-containing protein yields MRILLVYPQYPDTFWSFKHALKFISKKAAFPPLGLLTVAAMLPKEWEKKLVDMNMANLNARDIEWADYVFISAMAIQRDSVKDVIRKCKKLGAKIVAGGPLFTTGHEEFDGIDHFVLNEAEITLPSFLQDLSDGCAKHIYTSDKYPDITTTPVPAWELINLSKYSSMSAQYSRGCPFDCEFCDIVLLNGHMPRTKDKDQLLAELEALRKQGWRGSVFIVDDNFIGNKRKLKTEILPALSKWMKEKRHPFSLFTEASVNLADDEELMRLMVEANFNTVFVGIETTNEESLSECGKSQNRNRDLLASVKKLQSYGLQVHGGFIVGFDNDPPSTFENLINFIQRSGIVTAMVGLLNAPPGTKLYHRLKKENRLLSEFSGDNTDCSINFIPKMDYKVLIKGYYKIIDNIYAPKQYYERVKTFLKQYKSTRTKGLRPRLEHLMALVKSVWFLGIKEKGRKYYWKLIGWTLLRHPKSLPMSVTLSIYGFHFRKIVKGYIRTLALNNS; encoded by the coding sequence GACACATTCTGGAGTTTTAAGCATGCTTTAAAATTCATTTCTAAAAAGGCGGCTTTTCCTCCTCTGGGCTTGTTGACTGTGGCAGCAATGCTACCAAAAGAGTGGGAAAAGAAGCTCGTGGATATGAACATGGCAAATTTGAACGCCAGAGATATTGAATGGGCTGATTACGTCTTTATCAGTGCTATGGCTATACAGAGAGATTCAGTGAAGGATGTTATCAGGAAATGTAAAAAATTGGGCGCTAAGATTGTTGCCGGCGGCCCTCTTTTCACTACCGGACATGAAGAATTCGATGGAATAGACCATTTCGTGCTTAATGAGGCCGAGATTACGCTGCCATCCTTTTTACAGGATTTGAGCGATGGCTGTGCTAAACATATTTACACATCTGATAAATACCCGGACATAACAACAACTCCCGTCCCAGCTTGGGAACTTATTAACCTGAGCAAATATTCCTCAATGAGTGCTCAATATTCTCGAGGTTGTCCCTTTGATTGTGAGTTCTGCGACATCGTCCTGCTGAATGGACACATGCCGCGAACAAAGGATAAAGACCAATTATTGGCTGAACTAGAGGCACTGCGCAAACAAGGCTGGCGGGGCAGTGTCTTTATTGTCGACGATAATTTCATAGGTAATAAGAGGAAACTGAAGACGGAAATCCTCCCGGCATTAAGCAAATGGATGAAAGAAAAAAGGCATCCCTTCTCACTCTTCACCGAAGCCTCCGTAAATCTCGCTGACGATGAAGAGCTAATGCGATTGATGGTCGAAGCCAATTTCAACACAGTATTCGTCGGAATTGAAACTACAAACGAAGAGAGCCTATCCGAATGCGGGAAGTCGCAAAATAGAAATCGAGATTTGCTAGCTTCCGTTAAGAAGCTCCAGAGCTATGGTTTACAGGTGCACGGAGGATTTATTGTCGGCTTTGATAATGACCCGCCCTCAACCTTCGAGAACTTAATAAATTTCATTCAAAGAAGCGGAATTGTCACGGCAATGGTCGGCTTATTAAACGCGCCTCCCGGCACAAAGCTATATCACCGCCTGAAAAAGGAGAACCGCCTACTATCAGAATTCTCCGGTGACAACACCGATTGCTCTATTAACTTCATTCCTAAAATGGACTATAAAGTTCTTATCAAAGGCTATTACAAAATCATCGATAACATCTACGCACCCAAGCAGTACTATGAACGCGTAAAAACATTCCTGAAACAATACAAATCCACGCGAACAAAGGGACTTCGACCTCGGCTTGAACATCTTATGGCGCTGGTCAAGTCTGTGTGGTTCTTGGGAATCAAGGAAAAGGGAAGAAAATACTACTGGAAGCTCATCGGCTGGACATTATTAAGACACCCAAAGTCTCTCCCCATGTCAG